One Cololabis saira isolate AMF1-May2022 chromosome 12, fColSai1.1, whole genome shotgun sequence DNA window includes the following coding sequences:
- the LOC133456261 gene encoding uncharacterized protein LOC133456261, giving the protein MSQVAVFISLLLVHRATQSQSDYHCNCNDDALIPCPGISSMDFTAVAWYKVGDTSGSQVGTIKEGIIRKDKGDEKPLTYHFQREAKLGADYKLVLPRVTPRDSGIYECSINANIGGQNKELRVKLSVHECQAELTTVSLPNSTQSGTWQPEELPVMWSLIGYAAVAGLKILLSLICIMVIRVISAR; this is encoded by the exons ATGTCTCAGGTGGCAGTGTTCATCAGC CTGCTGTTGGTCCATCGTGCAACCCAGAGTCAATCAGATTATCATTGCAACTGCAATGACGATGCGTTGATCCCGTGTCCAGGTATCTCCAGCATGGATTTCACTGCAGTGGCATGGTACAAGGTCGGTGACACTTCAGGTTCTCAG GTCGGCACGATAAAAGAAGGCATTATCAGGAAGGATAAAGGTGATGAAAAACCGCTGACCTACCACTTCCAACGGGAGGCCAAGTTGGGAGCAGACTACAAACTGGTTCTGCCCCGTGTGACACCCCGAGATTCAGGCATATATGAGTGTTCCATCAACGCAAATATAGGGGGTCAGAACAAGGAGCTCAGAGTCAAGCTGTCGGTTCATG AGTGTCAAGCTGAGCTGACGACAGTAAGTTTACCGAACTCAACACAGAGTGGTACCTGGCAACCCGAGGAGCTGCCGGTCATGTGGAGCTTGATCGGCTACGCAGCCGTCGCCGGcctcaaaatccttctgtccTTAATCTGCATCATG GTAATTCGTGTCATTTCTGCAAGATGA
- the slc13a3 gene encoding solute carrier family 13 member 3 has translation MKISVLTKKLWCVHKQLLLVLAPLVFLPLPLTLPEKEGKCLYVVLLMATFWCTEALPLAVTAILPVCLFPTLGILPAKKVCPQYFIETNFLFLSGLVMASSIEEWGLHRRIALKVLSIVGVKPAWLILGMMLTSSFLSMWLSNTATTAMMLPIANAILESLFGDLETLKQKCKSPEEHESAVINGQSSVKLHSLPSEPSEKHMLSMDGMDGAEQTDLRTAEEIRSESQYQMKVWKGFLICIPYAASIGGTATLTGTAPNLILIGQLKSYFPDCDRINFGSWFAFAFPLMLVFLFMGWLWISFLYGGLNTRLCFTKHDHRARAEARAQAMIKEDYRKLGPLNFAEGAISFFFILFAILLFTRDPKFVTGWSVFFKKGYVSDAVTGVIIVSILFFFPSQKPSLSWWFDPQAVNTPYVPLLSWKKAQDSVPWNIILLLGGGFAMAKACEESGLAAWIGGHLQPLAEVPPAAAVMLITAFLACFTEFASNTATIIIFLPVIAELAIRVSVNPLYFMIPATVGCSYAFMLPVSTPPNSIAFASGHLMVKDMVKTGVVMNILGVLSVSLAMNTWGVAMFQLNTYPDWAHPLNNTDAVSGLHLPSGLNATL, from the exons ATGAAAATATCGGTGTTGACCAAAAAGCTGTGGTGTGTCCACAAACAGCTGCTCCTCGTGCTCGCTCCACTCGTCTTTCTGCCTTTACCCCTTACTCTGCCAGAAAAG GAGGGAAAATGCCTGTACGTGGTGCTGCTGATGGCTACGTTCTGGTGCACAGAGGCCCTGCCTCTGGCTGTGACAGCCATACTCCCAGTCTGCCTCTTCCCCACGCTGGGAATCCTTCCAGCCAAAAAAGTGTGTCCTCAGTACTTCATCGAAACCAACTTCCTGTTCCTCAGTGGGCTCGTGATGGCATCGTCTATCGAAGAATGGGGGCTGCATCGCAGGATAGCGCTGAAGGTGCTCAGCATTGTTGGAGTAAAACCAGCCTG GCTCATCTTGGGAATGATGCTGACCTCATCCTTCCTCTCCATGTGGCTTAGCAATACTGCTACCACAGCAATGATGCTGCCAATTGCAAATGCCATTCTGGAGAGCTTGTTCGGCGACCTGGAGACCCTGAAACAAAAGTGCAAATCCCCCGAGGAGCACGAGAGTGCTGTAATAAACG GTCAGTCGTCTGTGAAGCTGCATTCATTACCATCAGAGCCGTCTGAAAAACACATGCTGTCAATGGATGG GATGGATGGGGCGGAGCAGACTGACCTGAGAACAGCCGAGGAGATCCGATCAGAGTCCCAGTATCAGATGAAAGTGTGGAAAGGATTCCTGATCTGCATTCCCTACGCAGCCAGTATTGGAGGGACCGCCACACTGACAGGCACTGCACCAAACCTCATCCTGATCGGACAGCTAAAAAG CTATTTCCCAGACTGCGATCGTATCAACTTTGGCTCTTGGTTTGCGTTTGCCTTCCCGCTCATGCTTGTCTTCCTGTTTATGGGATGGCTATGGATCTCTTTTCTCTATGGAGGATTGAATACAAG GTTGTGCTTCACAAAACACGACCACAGAGCCCGGGCGGAGGCCAGAGCCCAGGCTATGATAAAGGAAGATTACAGAAAACTTGGTCCCTTAAA TTTTGCAGAAGGGGccatatctttcttttttattctgtttgccATTCTCCTGTTCACAAGAGACCCCAAATTTGTCACTGGCTGGTCagtgttttttaaaaaagg GTATGTCTCTGATGCTGTCACTGGTGTGATCATTGTGTCCATATTGTTCTTCTTCCCTTCGCAGAAACCTTCTCTGAGCTGGTGGTTTGACCCACAAG CTGTCAACACTCCTTATGTTCCCCTCCTGTCATGGAAAAAAGCCCAGGATTCTGTTCCCTGGAATATCATTCTGCTTCTCGGGGGTGGGTTTGCAATGGCCAAAGCTTGTGAG GAGTCTGGCCTGGCCGCCTGGATCGGAGGCCACCTCCAGCCTTTGGCTGAAGTTCCCCctgctgcagctgtgatgttgaTTACTGCTTTTCTGGCCTGTTTCACCGAATTTGCCAGCAACACTGCAACAATTATCATATTTTTACCGGTCATTGCTGAACTG GCTATCCGTGTCTCGGTGAACCCCCTGTACTTCATGATTCCTGCCACAGTGGGATGTTCGTATGCCTTCATGCTGCCGGTGTCCACACCACCCAACTCCATCGCCTTTGCATCCGGACACCTTATGGTCAAAGACATG GTGAAAACTGGTGTTGTCATGAACATCCTGGGTGTCCTCTCCGTCTCTCTGGCTATGAACACTTGGGGCGTCGCTATGTTCCAATTGAACACTTACCCAGACTGGGCTCATCCTCTCAACAACACCGATGCTGTTTCTGGCCTGCACTTACCATCTGGACTCAACGCCACACTCTGA